In one Rutidosis leptorrhynchoides isolate AG116_Rl617_1_P2 chromosome 8, CSIRO_AGI_Rlap_v1, whole genome shotgun sequence genomic region, the following are encoded:
- the LOC139862606 gene encoding uncharacterized protein: MHRYIGVISTIIEEIPAILFGVFASASMPNIFSTWTSHHFRENDRMVIYIISIYSNQRAFLSLGDAHVRKKVEQQNKLKNLLVQEKLDKDFSAKEALQPVLKLLLGPDGAELRTLVIIEAILLRIFL, from the exons ATGCATCGATACATCGGCGTCATCTCAACAATTATTGAAGAAATTCCTGCAATATTAT TTGGTGTTTTCGCTTCTGCTTCCATGCCTAATATTTTCTCAACTTGGACAAGCCATCACTTTCGAGAAAATGATCGAATGGTAAtatacataattagtatttattcgAACCAAAGGGCGTTTTTAAGTCTAGGAGATGCTCATGTGCGGAAAAAG GTGGAACAGCAGAACAAGCTCAAAAACCTGCTTGTGCAGGAAAAATTGGATAAAGATTTTTCTGCAAAAGAAGCGTTACAGCCAGTTTTGAAACTATTATTAGGTCCCGATGGTGCGGAGCTTAGGACGTTAGTTATTATAGAGGCTATACTACTACGTATATTTTTATAA
- the LOC139863953 gene encoding LOW QUALITY PROTEIN: UDP-glycosyltransferase 91D2-like (The sequence of the model RefSeq protein was modified relative to this genomic sequence to represent the inferred CDS: inserted 1 base in 1 codon; deleted 2 bases in 1 codon) gives MVPADSSNCRKKFHVAMFPWLAFGHITPYLQLSKFIAEKGHKVSFISTTRNIRRLPTLPSHLKPFINLVELTLPRVHELPQNAEATMDVRTEDVQYLKKAFDGLKPEVTRFLEQESPDWIIYDFAPYWLPSIAANLGILRGFFAIFNAWFIVFVGRSSEDMINCSDGRKTVEDYMIPPKWIPFPTNIGYRKHQAKWFCWTPIRYASGVSDIYRVGMVLKDPDCVFIKHCHEMEPQWLTLLEELFNVPIVPVGLLPPETTTNIGDEKDDTWITIKNWLDGRPKGRVVYVALGSELAELAQGLELSELPFFWALRMPVGSTESDSVELXDGFLERTRDRGLVWTSWVPQLQILGHDSVGGFLTHCGWGSTVEGLMFGLPLIMLPFFVDQGLNARVMVDKQVGIEVPISDEDGSFTRDSVAMWLITVIVGDEGKMYKSNAIALSQTFGDTRLHKKYVDDFIEYLEKHRKGVDVAAINH, from the exons ATGGTTCCTGCCGATTCCTCCAACTGCCGTAAGAAGTTTCATGTTGCAATGTTCCCATGGCTTGCTTTTGGTCACATCACCCCTTACCTTCAACTTTCCAAATTTATAGCAGAAAAAGGTCACAAAGTCTCTTTTATTTCAACAACAAGAAACATCCGACGTCTCCCTACTCTCCCTTCACACCTTAAACCATTTATAAATCTTGTTGAACTAACTCTTCCACGTGTTCACGAGCTGCCCCAAAATGCAGAAGCCACCATGGACGTCCGAACCGAAGATGTTCAGTACCTAAAGAAGGCTTTTGATGGTCTTAAACCAGAGGTCACTCGGTTTCTAGAACAAGAGTCTCCGGACTGGATTATTTACGATTTTGCCCCGTATTGGTTACCTTCTATCGCAGCTAACCTTGGCATTTTGCGAGGTTTCTTTGCGATATTTAACGCATGGTTTATAGTTTTTGTAGGACGCTCGTCCGAAGACATGATAAATTGTTCGGATGGTCGAAAAACGGTGGAGGATTACATGATACCGCCAAAGTGGATTCCCTTTCCAACCAATATAGGTTACAGAAAACATCAAGCAAAATGGTTTTGTTGGACTCCAATTCGA TATGCTTCCGGGGTGTCAGATATATACCGTGTCGGGATGGTTTTGAAGGATCCTGATTGTGTATTTATAAAACATTGTCATGAAATGGAACCACAATGGCTAACCCTTTTAGAAGAGTTATTCAACGTTCCGATTGTCCCCGTAGGCTTATTGCCACCGGAAACAACCACAAATATAGGAGATGAAAAAGATGACACGTGGATTACCATCAAGAACTGGCTTGACGGTCGACCAAAAGGTAGGGTAGTGTACGTGGCATTAGGAAGTGAGCTTGCTGAACTAGCACAGGGTCTCGAGCTTTCTGAGTTGCCATTTTTTTGGGCTCTCAGAATGCCCGTTGGTTCAACCGAGTCTGACTCGGTGGAAC CAGATGGGTTCTTGGAAAGAACCCGTGACCGGGGGTTGGTGTGGACAAGTTGGGTACCTCAGTTACAAATACTCGGTCATGACTCAGTTGGAGGTTTCTTGACTCATTGTGGTTGGGGGTCAACTGTGGAAGGTCTAATGTTCGGTCTCCCTTTGATAATGCTACCATTTTTCGTGGACCAAGGTTTGAATGCTCGAGTGATGGTGGATAAACAAGTAGGAATCGAGGTCCCAATAAGTGACGAAGATGGCTCCTTCACCAGGGACTCGGTGGCTATGTGGCTGATTACGGTTATTGTTGGAGATGAAGGGAAGATGTATAAGTCAAACGCGATTGCGTTGAGTCAAACGTTCGGTGACACAAGACTTCATAAAAAGTACGTAGATGACTTCATCGAATATTTGGAAAAGCATAGGAAAGGTGTAGATGTTGCCGCTATCAACCATTGA
- the LOC139863954 gene encoding UDP-glycosyltransferase 91D2-like — MANTQSSNICRKQLHVAMFPWLAFGHIIPYLQLSKFIAEKGHKVSFISTKRNIQRLPTLPSNLKPFINLVQLTLPRVHELPQNAEATMDVRSEDVQYLKKAFDGLEPELTRFLEQESPDWIIYDFAPYWLPSVAAGLGISRAHFMILNAWFTSFLGRSSKDIMNGYEDRKTVADFMLLPKWVPFPTKLTYRKYEAQWLLETGSTNASGFSDLSRFGMLLKWTDCMFIKHCNEFEPQWLTLLKEQYHIPVMPVGLLPPETTIVSDEKDDTWMTIKMWLDGQPKGGVVYVALGSEVMMTKTEVGELALGIELSGLPFFWALRKPAGSTESYSVELPDGFLERTRDRGMVWTSWAPQLQILGHQSVGGFLTHCGWGSIVEGLIFGHPLIMLPFLVDQGLNARMMVDKQVGIEVQRNEQDGSFTKDSVARSLTSVMANDEGKIYKVNAMELSQIFSDTKIHKKYVDDFIEYLEKKRESVLLLSTHSA; from the coding sequence ATGGCTAACACACAATCCTCCAATATTTGCCGTAAGCAGCTTCATGTTGCAATGTTCCCATGGCTTGCTTTCGGTCACATCATCCCCTACCTTCAACTTTCTAAATTTATAGCAGAAAAAGGTCACAAAGTTTCTTTTATTTCCACAAAAAGAAACATTCAACGTCTCCCTACTCTCCCTTCCAACCTCAAACCATTTATTAATCTTGTTCAACTAACTCTTCCACGTGTTCATGAGCTGCCCCAAAATGCAGAAGCCACCATGGATGTTCGTAGTGAAGATGTTCAGTACCTGAAGAAGGCTTTTGATGGTCTTGAACCCGAGTTGACTCGGTTTCTAGAACAAGAGTCTCCAGATTGGATTATATATGACTTTGCTCCATATTGGTTACCTTCGGTCGCGGCTGGTCTTGGTATCTCGCGAGCTCACTTTATGATACTCAACGCATGGTTCACTTCTTTTTTAGGACGCTCATCCAAGGACATCATGAACGGCTATGAAGATCGAAAAACAGTGGCGGATTTCATGTTACTGCCAAAATGGGTCCCCTTTCCAACTAAATTAACTTACCGAAAGTATGAGGCACAGTGGTTGTTGGAAACCGGTTCAACTAATGCTTCCGGGTTCTCGGATTTATCCCGTTTTGGAATGCTTTTGAAGTGGACGGATTGTATGTTTATAAAGCATTGCAATGAATTCGAACCCCAATGGCTAACCCTTTTAAAAGAGCAATACCACATCCCGGTGATGCCCGTGGGCCTATTACCACCAGAAACGACGATCGTTAGTGATGAAAAAGATGACACGTGGATGACCATTAAGATGTGGCTCGATGGTCAACCAAAAGGTGGTGTTGTATATGTGGCATTAGGAAGTGAGGTAATGATGACTAAAACCGAGGTTGGTGAATTAGCATTGGGTATCGAGCTTTCTGGGTTGCCTTTCTTTTGGGCTCTCAGAAAGCCCGCAGGTTCCACTGAGTCATACTCGGTGGAACTACCAGACGGTTTCTTGGAAAGAACCCGTGACAGAGGGATGGTGTGGACGAGTTGGGCACCTCAGTTACAGATACTCGGGCATCAGTCGGTGGGTGGTTTCTTGACTCATTGTGGCTGGGGGTCAATTGTGGAAGGGTTAATATTTGGTCATCCTCTAATTATGCTACCATTTTTGGTAGACCAAGGTTTAAACGCTCGAATGATGGTGGATAAACAAGTAGGAATCGAGGTGCAAAGAAATGAGCAAGATGGTTCGTTCACCAAGGACTCGGTGGCAAGATCGTTAACTTCCGTTATGGCTAATGATGAAGGGAAGATCTACAAAGTAAATGCCATGGAGTTGAGTCAAATTTTTAGTGATACAAAAATACATAAGAAATATGTAGACGACTTCATTGAATATTTGGAAAAGAAAAGGGAGAGTGTTTTGCTGCTATCAACACATTCAGCATAA
- the LOC139862605 gene encoding probable glycosyltransferase At5g03795: MSAAKPSQSQSPMSFAGFSTKQGLLLILSVLTLITFYISFTSLGPIIQCGYTYPSPTTTLTSIKDDVDMFTDVYHTPEVFKLNYAEMEKKFKVYIYPDGDPKTFYQTPRKLTGKYASEGYFFQNIRDSNFRTEDPDQAHLFFIPISCHKMRGKGTSYDNMTIIVQNYVGGLITKYPYWNRTLGADHFLVTCHDVGVRATEGLPFLVKNSIRAVCSPSYDVGFIPHKDIALPQVLQPFALPRGGGEDIINRTTLGFWAGHRNSRIRVILARTWENDTELDISNNRINRATGHLVYQKRFYRTKFCICPGGSQVNSARIADSIHYGCIPVILSNYYDLPFNDILDWGKFSVILKEKDVYDLKQILKDISNEQFVTLHNNLVKVQKHFQWNSPPIPYDAFHMVMYDLWLRHSVIKY; the protein is encoded by the exons ATGTCGGCGGCGAAGCCTTCACAATCGCAATCACCGATGTCCTTTGCCGGATTCTCCACTAAACAAGGATTACTCTTAATTCTGTCAGTCCTAACCCTAATTACATTCTACATCTCATTCACTTCATTAGGTCCTATAATCCAATGCGGTTACACATATCCTTCACCTACAACAACCCTAACTTCAATAAAG GATGACGTGGATATGTTTACGGATGTGTATCATACACCAGAGGTATTTAAGTTGAATTATGCTGAAATGGAGAAGAAATTTAAGGTGTATATATATCCAGATGGCGATCCGAAAACGTTTTATCAAACGCCTAGGAAGTTGACTGGGAAGTATGCTAGTGAAGGGTACTTTTTTCAGAATATTAGAGATAGTAATTTCAGGACTGAAGATCCAGATCAGGCTCATTTATTTTTCATACCAATTTCCTGTCACAAGATGAGAGGCAAG GGAACGTCATATGATAACATGACTATAATCGTGCAAAATTACGTGGGTGGTTTGATAACAAAGTATCCGTACTGGAACAGAACGTTGGGGGCTGATCATTTTCTTGTCACTTGTCATGATGTTGGTGTAAGAGCAACTGAGGGACTTCCATTTCTTGTTAAGAATTCAATACGAGCAGTTTGTTCCCCAAGTTATGATGTTGGATTTATTCCCCACAAAGATATTGCTCTACCTCAAGTATTGCAGCCCTTTGCTCTTCCTCGTGGTGGTGGTGAGGATATTATAAATAG GACAACACTTGGTTTCTGGGCGGGTCATAGGAACTCCAGAATTCGAGTGATTCTGGCACGCACGTGGGAGAATGATACAGAACTTGACATTTCAAATAACAGAATAAATAGAGCTACTGGGCACCTAGTTTATCAGAAGAGATTCTATCGAACTAAATTCTGCATATGCCCTGGTGGTTCACAAGTGAACAGTGCCCGTATTGCAGACTCGATCCATTATGGGTGTATTCCAG TAATTTTGTCGAATTACTATGATTTGCCATTCAATGATATTCTTGATTGGGGGAAATTTTCGGTTATTCTCAAGGAGAAAGACGTCTATGATCTGAAGCAAATCCTCAAGGACATTTCTAATGAACAATTTGTCACTCTCCACAACAATTTAGTAAAG GTTCAGAAACACTTTCAATGGAACTCACCTCCTATCCCATATGATGCTTTCCATATGGTTATGTATGATTTATGGTTGCGCCATTCTGTCATCAAATACTAA